A single region of the Marinobacter salinus genome encodes:
- a CDS encoding acyl-CoA dehydrogenase — MTDTLIDRRDLAFQLYEVLDTEALAERERFNEHSRDTFDAVIETADRMARDKFATHNSAADKDEPKFVNGAVEMLPEVKEAFDAYSEAGFIAGRYDYDLGGMQLPESVMAACNGFFTAANAGTAGYAFLTTAAANLIRVFGNDKQQATFLPHMLSGRFSGTMALTEPHAGSSLADIRTSATPTEEGHYLIKGAKIYISGGEQSITENIVHMVLAKIKGAPAGVKGISLFIVPKFLVNEEGNPTERNGVNLAGLIHKLGYRGTTSTALSFGDDAPCHGYLVGEPHQGLKYMFQMMNEARVGVGFGAAVIGYRGYMHSLEYAKDRLQGRKPSEKNPEAPQVPIIEHADVRRMLLAQKAYSEGGLALCLYGARLMDDQHTHPDEQKRLEAGKLLDLLTPVIKAWPSEYGPKANDLAIQVYGGAGYTREYPAEQCWRDNRLNPIHEGTNGIQALDLLGRKIWQDQSHGLQLLMQQMQIDLEAATSDRCQQWALSLSETLQQAVKVTQSLGKSLMSENPDKVLANASCYLHLFGHIIVSWMWLRQANAAEKALASANSDEEQNFYQGKLQAAQYFFHWELPTVAQDLVLLRNQDDTCLNMKAEWF; from the coding sequence ATGACTGACACTCTCATCGACCGCCGTGACCTGGCGTTCCAGCTCTATGAAGTCCTCGATACAGAAGCTCTGGCCGAACGTGAGCGCTTTAATGAGCACAGTCGGGATACTTTTGACGCTGTTATTGAAACCGCAGACCGTATGGCTCGCGACAAGTTCGCAACCCACAACAGTGCGGCAGACAAAGACGAGCCGAAGTTCGTCAATGGCGCGGTGGAAATGCTGCCGGAAGTGAAGGAGGCTTTTGACGCCTACTCGGAAGCTGGATTCATCGCCGGCCGATACGACTATGATCTGGGTGGGATGCAGTTGCCTGAGTCCGTGATGGCTGCCTGCAACGGCTTCTTCACTGCAGCCAATGCCGGCACCGCGGGCTATGCGTTTCTGACCACAGCAGCTGCGAATCTCATTCGCGTGTTCGGCAATGACAAGCAACAGGCCACCTTTTTGCCGCATATGCTCTCGGGCCGCTTCTCCGGGACCATGGCACTGACTGAACCCCATGCGGGCTCCTCACTTGCTGATATCCGAACCTCGGCGACCCCAACCGAGGAAGGTCATTACCTGATCAAAGGTGCCAAAATCTATATCTCTGGCGGCGAACAGTCGATTACCGAAAACATCGTTCACATGGTGCTGGCCAAGATCAAGGGGGCTCCGGCCGGTGTAAAGGGAATTTCCCTGTTCATTGTGCCCAAGTTCCTGGTTAACGAGGAAGGTAATCCCACGGAGCGTAACGGCGTGAACCTGGCGGGCCTGATCCACAAACTGGGCTATCGTGGTACCACCTCCACGGCGCTCAGTTTCGGCGACGATGCGCCGTGCCATGGGTATCTGGTGGGCGAGCCACACCAGGGCTTGAAGTACATGTTTCAGATGATGAACGAGGCCCGTGTAGGTGTGGGCTTCGGCGCGGCTGTGATCGGTTACCGTGGCTACATGCACAGCCTCGAATACGCCAAGGACCGGCTGCAGGGCCGCAAGCCCTCTGAAAAGAACCCTGAAGCACCCCAGGTGCCCATCATAGAACACGCCGACGTACGCCGGATGTTGCTGGCCCAAAAGGCCTACAGCGAAGGTGGTCTGGCTCTTTGCCTGTATGGCGCGCGCCTGATGGACGACCAGCACACTCACCCCGATGAACAGAAGCGCCTGGAGGCCGGAAAGCTGCTGGATCTGTTGACTCCGGTGATCAAAGCATGGCCGTCCGAATATGGACCAAAAGCCAACGACCTCGCTATCCAGGTTTATGGCGGCGCCGGGTACACCCGTGAATATCCAGCGGAACAATGCTGGCGTGACAATCGACTAAACCCGATTCACGAGGGCACCAATGGCATCCAGGCGCTGGATTTGCTCGGTCGCAAAATCTGGCAGGATCAGAGCCATGGCTTGCAGCTGCTCATGCAGCAAATGCAGATTGATCTTGAAGCTGCCACGTCTGACCGATGCCAGCAGTGGGCTCTGTCCCTGAGCGAGACCCTCCAGCAAGCGGTAAAAGTAACCCAGAGTCTGGGCAAATCCCTGATGAGCGAAAATCCGGACAAGGTGCTGGCCAATGCTTCCTGCTATCTGCATCTGTTCGGCCATATCATTGTGTCCTGGATGTGGCTTCGCCAGGCCAATGCCGCAGAAAAAGCGTTGGCCTCCGCAAACAGCGATGAAGAGCAAAACTTCTATCAGGGCAAGCTCCAGGCCGCCCAGTACTTCTTCCACTGGGAGCTGCCCACCGTAGCGCAGGATCTGGTATTGCTGAGAAATCAGGATGACACCTGCCTGAACATGAAGGCTGAATGGTTCTAG
- a CDS encoding alkaline phosphatase PhoX — protein MYQKNGKSLFKLSALALAIAGTAFVAGCSDDDNDSSTQASAFDSDNQKLTRLATVPLGSEVTGLFLSEEGDLFFNVQHPSDSNMTEDADGNVFSAAAVGVIRSADFAASDLGFNELSMPATAEEKELVRTAIGSYDVLAQNGDAWAGAPTGGMGAINTLDGTATIKVSNDPDFNAFISTGAGEGYLFTNWEDRPGGMSRMKIRKDDNGNWNVVDNDVMMIDFGTVAGTWVNCFGTLSPWGNPLTSEELYFDATADWNNSNYNYISDVEALETYLGEYPNPYNYGYIVEITEPTAATPVPVKMRALGRFSHENAVVMPDEKTVYLSDDGTGTVFFKFIADTAGDLTSGTLYAAKATQDGSNDPAVAGFDLEWVELASGDNATIESWVAEYDGIDQTDFVDGSTSYISDAEINNWAEGKLNQDLDGDGTVEDDTFGDDRVAFLESRKAAAALGATAEFRKMEGVNINLEGAADGSVPFAYMAMANFNATMGDDQGDILLDATNGDCGVVYQMPLSPTFDITRMVPAIVGGPYDENATVNNCSADNISEPDNVLVLRDGRVLIGEDTGEHENNMLWLFDPEA, from the coding sequence ATGTATCAAAAGAACGGAAAGTCCCTGTTCAAGCTTTCTGCGCTGGCGCTTGCTATCGCAGGTACGGCGTTTGTTGCCGGCTGCTCGGACGACGATAACGACTCATCCACCCAGGCAAGTGCTTTCGATTCCGACAATCAAAAGCTGACTCGATTGGCGACCGTTCCGCTTGGCTCGGAAGTCACCGGTCTGTTCCTGTCCGAGGAAGGGGATCTGTTCTTCAACGTACAGCATCCGTCGGATAGCAATATGACTGAAGATGCAGATGGCAACGTTTTCTCCGCGGCTGCGGTTGGCGTGATTCGGAGCGCAGACTTCGCAGCATCTGACCTTGGTTTCAACGAGCTTTCCATGCCGGCAACTGCCGAGGAAAAGGAACTGGTCCGCACGGCTATTGGTTCCTACGATGTGCTTGCACAGAACGGTGATGCTTGGGCTGGTGCTCCGACTGGCGGTATGGGTGCGATTAACACCCTGGATGGTACAGCGACCATCAAAGTCTCTAATGACCCGGATTTCAATGCCTTCATCAGTACCGGTGCCGGCGAGGGTTATCTGTTTACCAACTGGGAAGACCGCCCGGGTGGTATGAGCCGGATGAAGATCCGCAAGGATGACAATGGCAATTGGAACGTCGTTGATAACGACGTCATGATGATCGATTTCGGCACGGTAGCAGGTACTTGGGTGAACTGTTTTGGCACCCTCTCTCCCTGGGGTAACCCCCTGACTTCCGAAGAACTTTATTTTGATGCTACGGCAGACTGGAATAACTCAAACTACAACTATATCTCTGACGTTGAAGCTCTGGAAACCTATCTGGGCGAGTACCCTAACCCGTACAACTATGGCTATATCGTTGAAATCACAGAACCTACGGCAGCCACTCCCGTTCCGGTGAAAATGCGTGCACTGGGCCGTTTTTCCCATGAAAACGCCGTCGTTATGCCGGATGAGAAAACCGTCTACCTGAGTGATGACGGGACTGGTACGGTTTTCTTCAAGTTTATTGCTGATACCGCAGGTGATCTTACCAGCGGTACCCTTTATGCGGCGAAAGCGACCCAGGACGGTTCGAACGATCCAGCTGTCGCCGGGTTCGACCTTGAGTGGGTTGAACTGGCGTCGGGCGACAACGCCACAATTGAAAGCTGGGTAGCCGAGTACGACGGCATTGATCAGACTGACTTTGTCGATGGCAGCACCAGCTACATCTCTGACGCCGAGATTAATAACTGGGCTGAGGGTAAGTTGAATCAGGACCTGGACGGAGACGGCACCGTTGAGGATGACACCTTCGGTGATGACAGGGTTGCATTCCTCGAGTCCCGGAAAGCAGCTGCGGCTCTCGGTGCGACTGCCGAGTTCCGTAAAATGGAAGGTGTGAACATTAACCTGGAAGGCGCCGCTGACGGCTCTGTTCCCTTCGCCTACATGGCGATGGCCAACTTCAACGCCACCATGGGCGATGATCAGGGCGACATCCTGCTGGATGCTACCAATGGAGACTGCGGCGTGGTTTATCAGATGCCGCTTTCCCCAACCTTTGACATCACGCGAATGGTGCCGGCTATCGTGGGCGGGCCCTATGACGAAAACGCAACTGTGAATAATTGCAGTGCCGACAACATCTCTGAGCCCGATAACGTTCTGGTTCTCCGGGACGGGCGGGTATTGATTGGCGAGGATACCGGCGAGCACGAGAACAATATGCTCTGGCTGTTCGATCCGGAAGCCTGA
- a CDS encoding methyl-accepting chemotaxis protein yields MALLDRAAILLGVAIAVIVAVAGFLVAPLLGLEPASLLIGLIVGLALAGGYLIVRVLEPVERGIKGLNDGSLPDDHPLQKQCAGLLSDARAGRALVQTLAGSADQNAISAAQVSFAADQLKLRLDRQVEETAQMADYAGQITETVRESSEQAKEASAMAHQASETSGEGRQALIEAIESVRQVHQQSGENLRLIQELSEKSNKIQGVTTTIQSIAEQTNLLALNAAIEAARAGDQGRGFAVVADEVRQLAGRTAHATGEVAETLQEIRSDTTLIVSRIEDLARSVEEGLTSVESVGERLDQIRDQSDRVQQQVARIAEIDQNNEQSLEQVFSAIETVRDQISESDSSVASLAEQAATLMELAEKANASFALNSEASYHRAFFDQAKSGAEQIGALFEQAIQDGKLSESALFDKKREPIPNTHPPKYSSAFDRFTDQHLPAVQEQVKNAHEAMVFAAACAPDGYIPTHNRDFAHAPTGDPKVDLVKSRSKRLFNDRTGIRCGSHTQDMLLQTYRRDTGEIMHDLSVPIYVNGKHWGGFRLGYRPDSH; encoded by the coding sequence ATGGCGTTACTCGATCGGGCAGCGATTCTTTTGGGGGTGGCAATTGCGGTCATTGTTGCTGTTGCCGGCTTTTTGGTGGCGCCATTGCTAGGGCTTGAGCCAGCGTCATTACTCATCGGTCTGATAGTGGGGCTCGCGCTGGCCGGGGGCTACCTGATAGTCCGGGTGTTGGAGCCTGTCGAACGGGGCATCAAGGGCCTGAACGACGGTTCACTGCCGGATGATCATCCGTTGCAGAAACAGTGTGCGGGTCTGCTCTCGGATGCCCGTGCTGGCCGTGCGCTGGTTCAGACGCTGGCCGGCAGTGCTGACCAGAATGCAATTTCCGCAGCTCAGGTATCCTTCGCAGCAGATCAGCTGAAGTTGCGCCTTGATCGTCAGGTGGAAGAAACGGCCCAGATGGCGGACTATGCCGGCCAGATTACCGAGACGGTTCGGGAGTCTTCCGAGCAGGCTAAGGAAGCTTCAGCCATGGCGCATCAGGCCAGCGAGACCAGTGGCGAAGGCCGCCAGGCTCTTATCGAGGCGATCGAAAGCGTACGTCAGGTGCACCAGCAATCCGGGGAAAACCTGAGACTGATTCAGGAGTTGAGCGAGAAATCCAACAAGATCCAGGGCGTAACCACGACCATTCAGAGCATAGCGGAACAGACCAACCTGCTGGCCCTTAATGCTGCGATTGAGGCAGCACGAGCCGGTGATCAGGGCCGTGGGTTTGCCGTAGTCGCTGACGAAGTGCGTCAGCTCGCGGGCAGGACCGCCCATGCCACTGGCGAAGTCGCTGAAACCCTTCAGGAAATCCGTTCCGATACTACGCTGATTGTCTCCCGGATTGAAGACCTGGCCCGGAGTGTGGAGGAAGGACTGACCTCCGTGGAAAGTGTGGGTGAGCGCCTGGATCAGATCCGGGACCAGTCCGACCGCGTTCAGCAGCAGGTGGCAAGGATCGCAGAGATTGACCAGAACAATGAGCAGAGCCTGGAACAGGTATTTTCAGCAATCGAAACGGTGCGGGACCAGATTTCCGAGAGCGATTCCAGTGTCGCTTCCCTGGCTGAGCAGGCCGCGACACTTATGGAGCTGGCAGAAAAAGCCAACGCCTCTTTTGCGCTGAACAGCGAAGCCAGCTACCACCGCGCCTTCTTCGATCAGGCCAAGTCAGGGGCAGAGCAAATCGGTGCGTTGTTCGAGCAGGCGATTCAGGATGGTAAACTTTCCGAGTCGGCATTATTTGACAAGAAGCGTGAACCGATCCCGAACACCCACCCGCCTAAATATTCCAGCGCCTTTGACAGGTTCACCGACCAGCATCTCCCGGCTGTTCAGGAACAGGTCAAAAATGCCCACGAAGCGATGGTTTTCGCTGCCGCCTGTGCTCCGGACGGCTATATACCCACACACAACCGGGACTTTGCCCATGCTCCGACCGGCGATCCGAAGGTGGATCTGGTAAAGAGCCGGAGCAAGCGTCTGTTTAACGATCGTACGGGCATCCGCTGTGGTAGCCACACCCAGGATATGCTTTTGCAAACCTATCGCCGGGATACCGGTGAAATCATGCACGATCTCTCGGTGCCAATCTATGTGAATGGCAAGCACTGGGGTGGTTTCCGCCTCGGTTATCGTCCGGATAGTCACTGA
- a CDS encoding DUF4870 family protein gives MADPEYIPADSDPMARRSDPARNLAVVVYILQALSFFVGGITGLVGVIINYVKLDDVRNTWIERHFQWQIRTFWIGLLWTVIGIVTAPLIIGWFILLGISIWIIYRIVKGALALNEGKAPS, from the coding sequence TTGGCCGATCCCGAATACATCCCCGCAGATTCCGATCCAATGGCCCGTCGTTCGGATCCTGCTCGCAATCTTGCAGTGGTTGTCTATATCCTCCAGGCACTCTCGTTTTTTGTCGGTGGCATTACTGGTCTCGTCGGTGTGATCATTAACTACGTCAAACTGGACGATGTTCGGAATACCTGGATAGAGCGGCATTTCCAGTGGCAGATCCGTACCTTCTGGATCGGTCTTCTCTGGACGGTGATCGGCATCGTAACCGCGCCTCTGATCATTGGCTGGTTTATCCTTCTGGGGATATCGATCTGGATTATTTACCGGATTGTCAAAGGGGCGCTGGCCTTGAACGAAGGCAAGGCTCCTTCCTGA
- a CDS encoding MFS transporter, which yields MPARNQDTIDQLYSLIANEEDARVCKDIPAEACREVPRNFFLILASNVLTKLGDLLISPKTVLAWLMSAVGAPALVAWLVPIRESGSMVPQMVIAAWVRRKAVRKWFWTLGSFGQAVSVVAMAAGVWFLEGYAAGGGIVAALVVFSLARGFCSVSMKDVQGKCIPKTRRGRLSGLATTLGGTATVIMTALLFWDRGDPTLGFYTALLLLAGGLWVIAGLLFAAVQEYEGETGGGSNALTEALTSLSLLRDDAPFRHFVITRALLLCSALASPYFVVLAQQASDVGWMLGVFLLASSLASSVSASFWGWMADTSSRRVMIRGAAMASGICIAVGVTAFFAGTDIGSVWFYPVAFFALSIAHAGVRLGRKTYLVDMAGGNKRTDYTAVSNTVIGILLLITGALTAVISTFSNVAVILTLGVMGLAGMISAMRLEEVTED from the coding sequence TTGCCTGCAAGAAATCAGGACACCATAGACCAGCTTTACAGCCTGATAGCCAATGAGGAAGATGCCCGGGTCTGCAAGGACATTCCTGCTGAGGCCTGTCGTGAGGTGCCCAGGAATTTCTTTCTGATCCTCGCCAGCAACGTGTTAACGAAGCTGGGCGATTTACTGATCAGCCCGAAAACCGTACTCGCCTGGTTGATGAGTGCCGTTGGGGCACCGGCTCTGGTGGCCTGGCTCGTTCCCATTCGCGAGTCCGGATCCATGGTGCCACAAATGGTTATTGCGGCCTGGGTCAGGCGCAAGGCCGTTCGAAAATGGTTCTGGACACTTGGCAGTTTTGGTCAGGCCGTCAGCGTGGTCGCCATGGCCGCCGGCGTCTGGTTCCTTGAGGGTTACGCCGCCGGTGGCGGCATTGTCGCGGCACTGGTTGTGTTTTCACTGGCAAGAGGCTTTTGCTCGGTCTCCATGAAGGATGTCCAGGGCAAATGCATTCCCAAGACCCGCCGGGGGCGACTGTCCGGCCTTGCCACCACCCTCGGCGGCACCGCCACTGTGATCATGACAGCCCTCCTGTTCTGGGACAGAGGTGATCCCACCCTGGGCTTCTATACTGCGCTGCTCCTGCTGGCAGGGGGCCTTTGGGTCATTGCAGGTCTTTTGTTCGCCGCTGTGCAAGAGTATGAAGGGGAGACCGGTGGTGGCAGCAACGCCCTGACCGAGGCTCTGACCAGCCTTTCCCTGCTAAGAGATGATGCGCCCTTCCGGCATTTTGTCATTACCCGGGCGTTACTGCTTTGCTCTGCGCTGGCATCCCCTTACTTTGTGGTGCTCGCCCAACAGGCGTCGGATGTTGGCTGGATGTTGGGCGTTTTCCTGTTAGCCAGCAGCCTGGCAAGCTCCGTCAGCGCCAGTTTCTGGGGCTGGATGGCGGACACTTCCAGCCGACGGGTGATGATTCGCGGCGCCGCCATGGCAAGTGGCATATGCATCGCCGTCGGGGTCACCGCGTTTTTTGCAGGCACAGATATCGGTAGTGTCTGGTTCTACCCCGTCGCCTTCTTCGCACTAAGCATCGCCCATGCCGGCGTCCGGCTCGGACGCAAAACCTACCTGGTGGATATGGCCGGAGGCAACAAACGGACAGACTACACGGCGGTCAGCAATACTGTGATCGGCATTTTGCTGCTGATCACCGGCGCACTGACAGCCGTAATATCCACTTTTTCGAACGTGGCCGTGATACTGACTCTGGGCGTGATGGGATTGGCGGGGATGATCAGTGCCATGCGCCTCGAGGAGGTTACGGAAGACTGA
- a CDS encoding DUF1513 domain-containing protein — protein MHLNRRNLLKASIAGSMTASLAGCSILPRKTGHQPERYSGAIGLPDGDFGISAFNRKGETLWQAPAEARCHSGCNRPGQKEILFFERRPGWSFYVLDASTGHRLRQVPAESGEHFVGHGVFSPDGLWLYATANRYEEGEGIVAVYDAGQGYRRVNTFELAGIGPHQITLHPDGKTLVIGLGGILTHPDYDRIKLNLNTMKPALILMDRYSGQIVGRFAPAHHQQSSRHVDVSSSGRIYLAYQYQGPMYETPALLARLENGSLREYRFDEETQSSLANYIASVIAHPENDLVAAASPVGGTAIIFNGATGHLVARASIADCAGVQALADGDFLISSGRGKLVRLGRDNKPREIASLPLYWDHHLV, from the coding sequence ATGCACCTGAACCGCAGAAACCTTCTGAAAGCCTCCATTGCCGGAAGCATGACGGCAAGCCTCGCCGGCTGCTCAATTCTTCCACGCAAGACCGGCCATCAGCCGGAGCGTTATTCCGGGGCCATCGGTTTGCCTGATGGCGACTTTGGTATCAGCGCTTTCAATCGCAAAGGTGAAACATTGTGGCAGGCACCGGCAGAGGCCCGATGCCACAGTGGCTGTAACCGGCCAGGACAGAAGGAAATACTGTTCTTCGAACGTCGTCCTGGCTGGTCGTTCTACGTGCTGGATGCCAGCACGGGCCATCGCCTGCGCCAGGTGCCAGCCGAATCCGGCGAACATTTTGTTGGCCACGGCGTGTTCTCACCCGATGGCCTTTGGCTGTACGCCACCGCAAACCGTTATGAAGAGGGGGAAGGCATCGTCGCGGTCTACGACGCCGGGCAAGGCTACCGGCGGGTCAATACCTTCGAGCTGGCAGGTATCGGGCCGCACCAGATCACCCTGCATCCGGACGGAAAGACCCTGGTGATCGGTCTCGGTGGGATCCTCACTCATCCGGACTACGACCGAATCAAGCTCAACCTCAATACCATGAAGCCGGCATTGATCCTGATGGACCGGTATTCCGGGCAGATTGTCGGTCGTTTTGCCCCCGCTCACCATCAACAGAGCAGCCGCCACGTTGATGTCAGCTCCTCTGGCCGGATATATCTCGCCTACCAGTATCAGGGACCCATGTATGAAACTCCTGCACTATTGGCACGTCTGGAAAATGGCTCCCTGAGGGAATACCGGTTCGATGAGGAAACCCAGTCTTCCCTAGCCAATTACATTGCAAGCGTGATTGCCCACCCGGAAAATGACCTTGTGGCTGCTGCCTCGCCGGTAGGTGGAACCGCCATTATATTCAACGGAGCCACCGGCCATCTCGTAGCCAGGGCATCCATTGCCGATTGTGCCGGTGTACAGGCACTGGCTGACGGGGATTTCCTGATCTCATCCGGCCGCGGCAAACTGGTGCGCCTCGGCCGGGATAACAAACCCCGAGAAATCGCCAGCCTGCCACTTTACTGGGACCATCATCTGGTCTGA
- a CDS encoding imelysin family protein: protein MQSITRLFFASALAVTSSLALADDMDQQVRQQWHQAIQAGYQSLSDETRELSEAARQFCISPADESRERLEGKWLDSFLTWQQIRFVDFGPVENNNLSWQFQFWPDPKNLIARKAKYLLSADGTISPETVRQSGVAVQGFPMMEYLLFDQQLNTGEQALPSPRTCELLTSVARHIATNSQKLAGNWQAFWPHYLETEPYRDATIRAGMTALEILEERRLAQPMGLRGNGNRNPYQADAWRSGKSLMTIEATAAGLEQYFLPGLVSLLEANGQTRLADRIRNQFAEVLANFPGAHLPMVAALGNDDSYRVLQSLYVDVSQLATLVNNEAAVAIGVVRGFNSSDGD from the coding sequence ATGCAATCCATTACCAGGCTTTTCTTCGCCTCCGCGCTTGCCGTTACCTCATCCCTGGCCCTCGCCGATGACATGGACCAGCAGGTTCGCCAACAGTGGCACCAGGCGATTCAGGCCGGATACCAGTCGTTATCGGATGAAACCAGGGAATTGTCAGAGGCCGCCCGGCAATTTTGCATCTCTCCGGCCGATGAGAGCCGGGAACGCTTGGAGGGAAAATGGTTGGACTCGTTTCTGACGTGGCAACAGATTCGTTTCGTTGATTTCGGCCCGGTAGAGAACAACAACCTGTCCTGGCAGTTCCAGTTCTGGCCGGACCCGAAAAACCTGATCGCCCGAAAAGCGAAATACCTCCTCAGCGCTGATGGCACCATTTCCCCGGAAACTGTCAGGCAGTCTGGAGTCGCCGTGCAGGGCTTTCCGATGATGGAATACCTGTTGTTCGACCAGCAACTGAACACGGGGGAGCAGGCCCTGCCCTCGCCTCGAACCTGTGAGTTGCTGACGAGCGTAGCCAGGCACATCGCAACCAACAGCCAGAAATTGGCGGGCAATTGGCAGGCATTCTGGCCTCATTATCTCGAAACCGAACCATACCGTGATGCCACCATTCGTGCCGGTATGACAGCACTGGAGATCCTGGAGGAACGTCGCCTGGCGCAACCGATGGGCCTGCGAGGTAATGGCAACAGAAACCCCTACCAGGCCGACGCCTGGCGCAGTGGTAAAAGCCTCATGACGATTGAAGCGACAGCGGCAGGGCTGGAGCAATATTTTCTCCCGGGGCTTGTCAGCCTGCTGGAAGCCAATGGCCAAACAAGGCTGGCTGACCGAATCCGAAACCAGTTTGCCGAAGTTCTCGCGAACTTTCCCGGAGCCCACCTGCCCATGGTGGCCGCATTGGGTAACGACGACTCCTATCGGGTTCTCCAAAGCCTGTATGTAGATGTTTCCCAACTGGCCACTTTGGTAAATAACGAGGCTGCAGTCGCCATCGGCGTGGTTCGCGGTTTCAACTCAAGCGATGGCGATTGA
- a CDS encoding di-heme oxidoredictase family protein produces the protein MRNQLIILGALAIASTSVSAQTHAGYPVQTTPATGGDGTVQQSDTNAYSLPQGNLSMTKRLDFSVGNSFFRNPWVEAPASTAARDGLGPLFNTNSCQGCHIKDGRGHPPGVNEPPVSLFLRLAVPADPKRDAEILRKHGFKPAPVYGSQLQTAALPAAKPEADLITEWRPLEKAFPDGTVVELRMPVYRIENPNYGPLPDNLLVSPRVAPQMIGMGLLEAIPIEDLKALDDPDDNDNNGISGKLNQVWDLATEQTLPGRFGWKAAEPDVHQQSMGAFAGDMGLTSSLKPATDCMPEQQCERFANGGEPEVSDKVANFVTFYARSLAVPARRNLQSESVQQGAKLFNESGCAGCHTPRHQTGKVAGRPDLSNQTIWPYTDLLLHDMGPALADGRHEFLANGSEWRTPPLWGIGLAQVVNPQAGFLHDGRARTLEEAILWHDGEARPAASRYRQMTPADRNALIDFLNSL, from the coding sequence ATGAGGAATCAACTTATTATTCTGGGGGCGCTGGCGATAGCCAGCACCTCTGTCTCCGCTCAGACTCACGCGGGCTACCCCGTTCAGACAACCCCGGCTACCGGTGGTGATGGTACGGTGCAACAGTCAGACACCAACGCGTACTCCCTGCCCCAGGGCAATTTGTCCATGACCAAGCGCCTGGATTTCAGTGTCGGCAACAGTTTCTTCCGGAACCCCTGGGTGGAGGCCCCCGCAAGCACAGCCGCCCGGGACGGACTCGGCCCCCTGTTCAACACCAACTCCTGCCAGGGGTGCCATATCAAGGATGGTCGCGGACACCCCCCCGGCGTGAATGAGCCACCCGTGTCGCTGTTCCTGCGGCTGGCGGTGCCGGCGGACCCGAAACGCGACGCAGAGATTTTGCGCAAGCATGGCTTCAAACCGGCACCGGTCTATGGAAGCCAGTTGCAGACCGCTGCACTGCCCGCCGCCAAACCGGAGGCAGACCTGATCACCGAATGGCGGCCATTAGAAAAAGCCTTCCCCGACGGTACGGTGGTGGAGCTGCGCATGCCGGTCTACCGCATAGAGAACCCGAACTATGGCCCACTTCCGGACAATCTCTTGGTGTCTCCCCGCGTGGCGCCCCAGATGATTGGCATGGGGCTGCTCGAAGCAATTCCCATTGAAGACCTCAAGGCCCTCGATGATCCTGATGATAATGACAACAACGGCATTTCCGGAAAACTTAACCAGGTATGGGATCTGGCAACAGAGCAGACGCTGCCCGGCCGGTTCGGCTGGAAAGCCGCGGAACCGGATGTACACCAGCAAAGCATGGGCGCCTTCGCGGGAGACATGGGGCTGACCTCCTCCCTTAAACCCGCCACCGACTGCATGCCCGAACAGCAGTGCGAGCGCTTTGCCAATGGTGGCGAGCCGGAAGTCAGTGACAAGGTCGCCAATTTCGTGACCTTCTACGCCAGGAGTCTGGCCGTACCCGCTCGTCGCAACCTTCAGTCGGAATCGGTGCAACAGGGCGCGAAGCTGTTCAACGAAAGCGGCTGCGCCGGCTGCCACACCCCGAGGCATCAGACCGGGAAGGTTGCCGGCCGCCCGGACCTCAGCAACCAGACAATCTGGCCGTACACCGACCTGTTGTTACACGATATGGGACCCGCCCTCGCCGACGGCCGCCACGAGTTCCTGGCCAACGGCAGTGAATGGCGGACACCACCGCTGTGGGGTATTGGTCTCGCCCAGGTGGTTAACCCTCAAGCCGGGTTTCTCCACGATGGCCGGGCCCGAACTCTGGAAGAGGCCATTCTCTGGCACGATGGCGAAGCCCGGCCAGCCGCAAGCCGGTACCGCCAGATGACGCCGGCAGACCGCAATGCATTGATTGATTTCCTGAATTCACTCTGA